Proteins co-encoded in one Juglans regia cultivar Chandler chromosome 16, Walnut 2.0, whole genome shotgun sequence genomic window:
- the LOC109007543 gene encoding homeobox-leucine zipper protein ATHB-12-like produces MEGRECKSYTPAVPEGRHDDQNLTCQQPRKRTNKKIMNKKRFSDEQIKSLESIFESDTRLEPRKKVQLARELGLQPRQVAIWFQNRRARWKSKYIEQEYRTLRDNYENLASQFESLKKEKQSLLIQLQNLGDLLGENHDGNGESSSKGLEGNSTVAGRSDDGSSDSETKAKSSCLQKGMEHKGVMFPYEEENGVGSFGGGGHGFLNMNEPHGPLASLDEGYSTYDSGGLLDHLCSSSYWLNSWS; encoded by the exons ATGGAAGGAAGGGAGTGCAAGTCTTACACTCCAGCAGTTCCAGAAGGAAGACATGATGATCAAAACCTCACCTGCCAACAGCCAAGAAAGAGGACGAACAAGAAGATCATGAACAAGAAGAGATTTAGTGATGAACAAATAAAGTCACTGGAGTCCATTTTTGAATCAGATACGAGGCTCGAGCCTAGGAAGAAGGTGCAACTGGCAAGAGAGCTTGGGCTGCAACCACGCCAGGTTGCCATATGGTTTCAGAACAGAAGGGCTAGATGGAAGTCAAAATATATAGAGCAAGAATACAGAACACTGAGAGATAATTACGAGAATTTAGCATCTCAGTTTGAGTCCTTAAAGAAAGAGAAGCAATCCTTGCTCATACAG TTGCAGAACCTAGGTGATCTGCTGGGTGAAAACCATGATGGGAACGGGGAGAGCAGCAGCAAGGGTTTGGAAGGAAACAGCACAGTAGCTGGTAGATCAGATGATGGAAGTTCTGACAGTGAGACTAAAGCAAAGTCGAGTTGCTTGCAGAAAGGAATGGAACACAAGGGAGTAATGTTTCCATATGAAGAGGAGAATGGCGTTGGAAGCTTTGGGGGGGGAGGACACGGATTTCTGAACATGAACGAACCACATGGTCCCTTAGCATCACTCGACGAAGGGTACAGTACCTATGATTCAGGTGGTCTTCTTGATCATTTATGTAGCAGTTCATACTGGCTAAATTCTTGGAGTTGA